The proteins below come from a single uncultured Sunxiuqinia sp. genomic window:
- the murB gene encoding UDP-N-acetylmuramate dehydrogenase → MIRFSENYSLKNYNTFGIEAKASFFFEFTELDDLTEFLQSNSSWKEEQIFLLGGGSNLLFVDDYKGLIIHPNVPGVEVIRENRNQVWVEVGAGEDWDRFVDYCVKSQYYGLENLSLIPGTVGAAPVQNIGAYGVEVQSFIDTVNGFDLKTMTTYSVPAEQCQFEYRNSIFKNELKNRFIVTSVVFRLEKFPDFKLDYGTLKAEVEKRGELNPHNVREAVVAIRQSKLPDPLELGNAGSFFKNPVVDHDFAEKLKAENPEMPNYPTAEGKIKLAAGWLIDQCGWKGYRKGDAGVHKDQALVLVNYGNASGKELYLLSQEIRQSIKDKFAVELEPEANILGV, encoded by the coding sequence ATGATCCGCTTTTCTGAAAACTACTCTCTTAAGAACTACAATACGTTTGGTATTGAAGCCAAAGCCAGCTTTTTTTTCGAATTTACTGAACTGGATGATTTAACGGAATTTCTTCAATCGAACAGTTCCTGGAAGGAAGAGCAAATTTTTTTATTGGGGGGAGGAAGCAACTTGCTTTTCGTTGATGATTATAAAGGGTTGATTATTCACCCAAATGTGCCGGGAGTTGAAGTTATTCGGGAAAATAGGAATCAGGTTTGGGTGGAAGTTGGAGCAGGAGAGGACTGGGATCGGTTTGTAGATTACTGCGTGAAGTCTCAATATTACGGATTGGAAAACTTGTCGTTGATACCGGGAACTGTGGGTGCAGCGCCCGTTCAAAATATAGGTGCATATGGCGTGGAGGTACAGAGTTTTATTGATACAGTGAATGGTTTTGACCTGAAGACAATGACCACTTACAGTGTGCCCGCGGAGCAATGTCAATTTGAATACCGAAATAGCATCTTCAAAAATGAGTTGAAAAACCGTTTTATCGTCACGTCAGTTGTTTTTCGGCTGGAGAAGTTCCCAGATTTCAAACTAGACTATGGGACACTGAAAGCCGAAGTGGAAAAACGAGGAGAGCTTAATCCGCATAATGTGCGTGAAGCAGTTGTTGCTATTCGCCAATCGAAATTGCCTGATCCGTTAGAGCTGGGCAACGCCGGTAGTTTTTTTAAAAACCCAGTTGTCGATCATGATTTTGCAGAAAAGTTGAAAGCCGAGAATCCGGAAATGCCAAACTACCCGACTGCAGAAGGAAAGATTAAACTAGCTGCCGGCTGGTTGATTGATCAATGCGGCTGGAAGGGCTATCGAAAAGGTGATGCCGGGGTGCATAAAGATCAAGCATTGGTATTGGTAAATTATGGTAACGCTTCAGGAAAAGAGCTTTATTTGTTGTCTCAAGAAATACGGCAATCTATAAAAGATAAGTTTGCTGTTGAGTTAGAGCCCGAAGCTAATATTTTGGGTGTCTAA
- a CDS encoding nucleoside hydrolase-like domain-containing protein, producing MSNKNSNTQNRAVPQPRHVIVSSEIGGTDPDDFQSMIHLFLYADTLDIEGLICSPLGMGGKKNILNVIDQYEKDYPNLVSYSNKYPTAGSLRSITKQGATKVADYTGVSSPMEGSEWIVRCARHDDPRPLYVLVWGGIDDVAQAQHDAPDILPKLRVYYIGGPNKKWRPDAS from the coding sequence ATGAGTAATAAAAACTCGAATACTCAGAACAGAGCAGTTCCTCAGCCTCGTCACGTAATCGTTTCTTCCGAGATTGGAGGAACTGATCCGGACGACTTTCAATCCATGATCCATTTATTTCTTTATGCCGACACGCTTGATATTGAAGGCTTAATCTGTTCGCCATTGGGAATGGGAGGTAAAAAGAATATTCTGAACGTAATTGATCAATACGAAAAAGACTATCCAAATTTGGTCAGTTATTCCAACAAATATCCAACAGCCGGCTCATTGCGCAGCATCACCAAACAAGGAGCAACCAAAGTGGCCGACTATACTGGAGTTAGTAGTCCGATGGAAGGTTCTGAATGGATCGTAAGATGTGCCCGACATGATGATCCTCGTCCACTCTATGTATTGGTTTGGGGCGGCATTGATGACGTAGCACAAGCACAACACGATGCGCCTGATATTTTACCAAAACTTCGGGTGTATTACATTGGCGGCCCGAACAAAAAATGGCGGCCCGATGCCAGCTGA
- a CDS encoding substrate-binding domain-containing protein, with the protein MTYKSNLTKQILLLIFLCGVLGCSSTTQENKQKKIAVVISTLNNPWFVVLGESAAKRAQELGYETQIFDSQNNSSKEAEHLDNIIAMGYDAILFNPTDTDGSF; encoded by the coding sequence ATGACATACAAATCGAACCTAACTAAACAAATTCTACTGCTTATCTTTTTATGTGGCGTTCTAGGTTGTTCTTCTACAACTCAAGAAAATAAGCAGAAAAAGATAGCAGTTGTTATATCTACACTGAACAATCCATGGTTTGTTGTCTTGGGTGAATCAGCGGCTAAACGAGCACAAGAATTAGGCTATGAAACTCAAATTTTTGATTCTCAAAACAACTCGTCCAAAGAAGCTGAGCACCTCGACAACATCATCGCCATGGGTTACGATGCAATTCTTTTTAACCCAACAGACACCGATGGTTCGTTTTAA
- a CDS encoding transketolase C-terminal domain-containing protein — translation MTLKALNMGRANLEEFSATLIELGQKSKNILAVTSDSRGSGKLGPFAEKLPDQIVEVGIAEQNLVGVSAGLASADKSVFAVSPACFLATRSLEQIKNDVAYSNQPVTLVGISAGVSYGALGTTHHSLHDVAALRAINNIQIVVPADNFETREVIIAAAKSEKPIFLKFGKKAMPTLPRVKHEFEIGKASTICEGSDVAFIACGETVAPSYEAAQLLEKEGISAEVISMHTINPLDKQAIIDTAKKSKAVITIEEHSIHGGLGEACASVLMQEQIVKPFKIVGIPDEDTVTGSQGDIFKHYGITAEGLQETTLKLLKSIVSMEAWAKRVPRF, via the coding sequence ATGACTTTAAAAGCATTAAATATGGGGCGTGCCAATTTAGAAGAGTTTTCGGCAACGCTAATTGAACTGGGACAGAAAAGCAAAAACATTTTGGCTGTCACCAGCGACTCAAGAGGTTCCGGCAAATTGGGCCCTTTTGCTGAAAAACTACCCGACCAAATTGTTGAAGTAGGTATTGCCGAGCAAAACCTGGTTGGAGTATCCGCAGGATTGGCTTCCGCCGATAAAAGCGTATTTGCAGTTTCTCCGGCTTGCTTCCTGGCAACCCGATCACTGGAACAAATAAAAAATGATGTCGCATACTCCAATCAGCCGGTTACATTGGTTGGAATTAGTGCCGGAGTAAGCTACGGTGCTCTGGGAACAACCCATCATTCATTACACGATGTTGCCGCACTAAGGGCTATTAATAACATACAAATTGTGGTACCTGCCGATAATTTTGAAACTCGGGAGGTCATTATTGCAGCAGCCAAATCTGAAAAACCAATTTTTCTGAAATTTGGTAAGAAAGCAATGCCAACGCTTCCTCGTGTTAAACATGAATTTGAAATTGGTAAAGCATCAACCATTTGCGAGGGAAGCGATGTAGCTTTCATTGCTTGCGGCGAAACCGTTGCCCCATCCTACGAAGCAGCACAACTATTAGAGAAGGAAGGCATTAGCGCCGAAGTCATCAGCATGCATACCATTAATCCGTTGGACAAACAGGCTATAATTGATACGGCTAAAAAATCTAAAGCGGTTATTACGATAGAAGAGCATAGTATCCATGGAGGCTTGGGCGAAGCGTGTGCCTCGGTCTTAATGCAGGAACAAATAGTTAAGCCTTTTAAAATAGTTGGAATTCCGGATGAAGATACCGTAACTGGTTCGCAAGGAGATATTTTTAAGCACTATGGAATTACAGCTGAAGGATTGCAAGAAACCACCCTAAAATTACTGAAGAGCATAGTATCCATGGAGGCTTGGGCGAAGCGTGTGCCTCGGTTTTAA
- a CDS encoding transketolase produces the protein MIRKENKMQKFTNLELKLKSVKYRRMLLKYIKLAKAGHTGGSLSCTDILNVLYNDVLNVSPENFSDKNRDRYIQSKGHSVEALYAVLADRGFYPESDLETMCQYQSKYVGHPTRKVNGIEFNTGALGHGLPISAGIALAGKKDKAPYKVFTLVGDGELAEGSNYEAAMMAAHYKLDNLVAILDHNALQITGPNREVCSPYPIDEKWKAFGWHVISIDGNNISELRETLNNIPAEEGKPTFIIANTVKGKGVSYMENEKKWHHGVPSDDEYERAIQELSKEEEELTKQLVTD, from the coding sequence TTGATTAGAAAAGAAAATAAGATGCAAAAATTCACAAATCTGGAGCTAAAATTAAAATCTGTTAAGTACAGAAGAATGCTCCTTAAATATATAAAACTAGCTAAAGCCGGTCATACCGGCGGAAGTTTATCATGTACCGACATTCTAAATGTGCTGTACAATGATGTGCTGAATGTTTCTCCTGAGAATTTCTCTGACAAAAACAGAGATCGTTACATTCAGAGTAAAGGACATTCAGTTGAAGCGCTTTATGCCGTGCTTGCTGATCGGGGATTTTATCCTGAAAGTGATCTGGAAACCATGTGTCAGTATCAATCTAAATACGTGGGACATCCAACACGAAAAGTAAATGGCATTGAGTTTAACACAGGAGCTCTTGGACATGGCTTGCCGATCAGTGCAGGAATTGCATTGGCAGGAAAAAAAGATAAAGCTCCCTACAAAGTTTTCACCTTAGTTGGCGACGGAGAATTAGCGGAAGGATCAAACTATGAAGCTGCGATGATGGCAGCTCATTATAAATTGGATAACCTGGTGGCTATACTGGATCACAATGCCTTGCAAATTACAGGTCCAAACCGGGAAGTCTGTAGCCCTTACCCCATTGATGAAAAGTGGAAAGCCTTTGGATGGCATGTTATTTCAATTGACGGAAACAATATTTCAGAACTTCGTGAAACGCTGAATAACATTCCGGCTGAAGAAGGAAAGCCAACTTTTATTATTGCCAATACCGTTAAAGGAAAAGGCGTAAGCTATATGGAAAATGAAAAGAAATGGCACCACGGTGTTCCGTCAGATGACGAATACGAACGAGCTATACAAGAGTTGAGCAAAGAAGAAGAAGAGTTAACAAAACAGCTCGTCACAGACTAA